TAGCGCTATTGTCCGCGCGAATCAATGTTCGTTTGGGAACCGAAAGGCCAGCGCCGCACGGAATCGCGCATTTTTTACCGAAATAAGACTACATTTATCTTACACAAGCTAAAATGCGTGCGGCATCTCTCGCATGGCAAGACCCTGCCTCCTTGCCACGCTCGTTACCCGGAGTGGAGAGATGCTGCTGTTGCTTATGGGAAGCGCGTTTGCGCCCTGCCCGACGGCGTGCCCATTGCGGGCACGCCTCTTTTTGCTTTTGATTACAATTTCGCCCGCCGCGCCGTGCCGGTTCGACCGGCGCGGCGCGTTCGTTTCGCTCAGCGCGTGGCGTTCACGTCGGCGACCAGCAGCGCCGCCATGTTGACGATGCGGCGAACGGTCGCCGATTCGGTCAGCACGTGCACCGGCTGGGCCGCGCCCAGCAGGATCGGCCCGATCGCGATGTTGTTGCCGGCGGCCGTCTTCAGCAGGTTGTACGCGATGTTCGCGGCATCGATGTTCGGCAGGATCAGCAGGTTCGCTTCGCCTTCCAGCGTCGATTCCGGCAGGATTTCCCTGCGCAGCGCCGCGTCGAGCGCGACGTCGCCGTGCATTTCGCCGTCCACCTTCAGTTCCGGCGCACGTTCTTGCAGGATCGCGAGCGTATCGCGCATCTTCTTCGCCGAAGGCGCGTTGCTCGTGCCGAAGTTCGAGTGCGACAGCAGCGCGACCTTCGGCTCGATGCCGAAGCGGCGCACTTCTTCCGCCGCCATGATCGTGATCTCGGCCAGTTGCTCCGGGGTCGGATCGACGTTCACGTGCGTGTCGACGAGGAAGATCTGGCGGCCCGGCAGCACGAGGCCGTTCATCGCCGCGTACACGCTGCAGCCGTCGCGCTTGCCGATCACCTGGTCGATGAAGTGCAGGTGGCGGTGCGTGGTGCTGATCGTGCCGCAGATCATCCCGTCCGCTTCGCCCTTCTTCACCAGCATCGCGCCGATCAGCGTCGTGCGGCGGCGCATCTCGACGCGCGCGAGCTGCTCGCTGATGCCCTTGCGCGCCATCAGTTTGTAGTACGTCTGCCAGAAATCGCGATAGCGCTCGTCGTGCTCGGTGTTGACGACCGTGAAGTCGACGCCCGGATTCAGGCGCAGGCCGTAGCGCTGGATACGGTGCTCGATCACCGACGGGCGGCCGATCAGGATCGGCTTGGCCAGTTTCTCGTCGACGATGATCTGAACGGCACGCAACACGCGCTCTTCTTCGCCTTCCGCGAACACAACACGCTTCTTCTCTTCCGGCGCGGCGCGCGCGATCTGGAAGATCGGCTTCATCGTCGTGCCGCTGTGATACACGAACTGCTGCAGATGGACGCGGTACGCCTCCATGTCCTCGATCGGGCGCGTCGCGACGCCGCCGTCCATCGCGGCCTGCGCGACGGCCGGCGCGATCTTCACGATCAGGCGCGGATCGAACGGCTTCGGGATCAGGTATTCGGGCCCGAACGACAGGTCCTGAATGCCGTATGCAGTCGCGACGATGTCGCTCTGCTCGTGCTGCGCGAGCTCGGCGATCGCGTTGACGGCCGCGATCTCCATTTCACGCGTGATCGTCGTCGCGCCGACGTCGAGCGCGCCGCGGAAGATGAACGGGAAGCACAGGACGTTGTTGACCTGGTTCGGGTAGTCGGTGCGGCCGGTCGCGAGGATCGCGTCGGGGCGCACTTCGAGCGCCGCTTCCGGCAGGATTTCCGGCGTCGGGTTCGCGAGCGCGAGGATCAGCGGGCGCTCGGCCATGCCCTTCACCATTTCCGGCTTCAGCACGCCGGCAGCCGACAGGCCGAGGAAGATGTCCGCGCCGTCGATCACTTCGGCCAGCGTCCGGGCTTCCGTTTCGCGGGCGAAACGCTCCTTGTCCGGATCCATCAGCTCGGTGCGGCCCTTGTAGACCACGCCGGCCAGGTCGGTCACCGTGATGTTCTCGAGCGGCAGGCCGATGTCGACCAGCAGGTCGAGACACGCGAGCGCGGCCGCACCCGCGCCGGAGGCGACGAGCTTGACCTTCTTGATGTCCTTGTTGACGACCTTCAGCCCGTTCGTGACGGCTGCAGCCACGACGATCGCGGTGCCGTGCTGGTCGTCGTGGAACACCGGAATCTTCATCCGCTTGCGGCACTCGCGCTCGACGATGAAGCAGTCGGGCGCCTTGATGTCTTCCAGGTTGATCCCGCCGAAGGTCGGCTCCAGCGCGGCGATCACGTCGACCAGCTTGTGCGGGTCCGATTCGTTCAGTTCGATGTCGAACACGTCGATGCCGGCAAACTTCTTGAACAGTACCGCCTTGCCTTCCATCACCGGCTTCGACGCCAGCGGCCCGATGTTGCCGAGACCGAGCACTGCCGTGCCGTTCGTGACGACGCCGACCAGGTTGCTGCGCGCGGTAAAGCGCGCGGCGTTCAGCGGATTCTCGACGATCTCCTCGCACGCATACGCGACACCCGGCGAATACGCGAGCGCGAGGTCGCGCTGGTTGATCATCTGCTTGGTCGGCGCGATCGCGATCTTCCCCGGCGTCGGGAATTCGTGATAGTCGAGGGCGGCTTCGCGGAGCTTGGCTTTGGAGGAGGCTTGGGTCGACATGTGTCTCGTGACGGGCGGATTAGAATGACTGTTCGACGGCATTGTAGCGCCAATCGAAGGCCGTCAGACCGGCGATTCGGGTGCAACAGCCGCGACAAAAATGTACCGAACGGTGCAGGAACGCCGCCGTTCGCCTCGTACAATGCCGTTCCTTCAATCGTTTCGGATTACCCGCCGTGCCAGCCGCCCTTTCCGAGTTTTCGCTGATCGAACGCTTCTTCACGCGCCGTGCCGCGCAGGGCGCCCGCGCGTCGACGCTCGGCATCGGCGACGATTGCGCGCTGATCACGCCCCGATCCGGGAAATTGCTGGCCATTTCGACGGACATGCTGGTGGAGGGCCGCCACTTCTTCCCCGATGTAGCGCCCGACGCGCTCGGCCACAAGACACTCGCGGTCAACCTGTCGGACCTCGCGGCGATGGGCGCAGAGCCGCGCGCGTTCACGCTCGCGTGCGCGTTGCCGCGCGCCGACTCGGCGTGGCTCGAGGCATTCAGCAACGGTCTGTTCGCGCTCGCCGAGCGGTTCGGCTGCGAACTGATCGGCGGCGACACGACGAGCGGGCCGCTGAACCTGTGCGTGACCGTGTTCGGCGAAGTCGCGCCGGATGCGGCGCTGCGACGCGATGCCGCGCGCGACGGGGACGACGTGTGGGTGTCCGGCACGCTCGGCGACGCACGCGCGGGCCTCGGCGTCGCGCGCGGCGAATGGGCGGCCGGCGCGGTCGAAGCGGCCGCGTTCCGGCGCGCACTCGAGCGGCCCGAACCGCGCATCGCGCTCGGCCTGGCGCTTGCCGGCGTCGCGCACGCGGCGCTCGACCTTTCCGACGGTCTTGCCGGCGACCTGCAGCACATCCTGACGCGCTCGAACGTGCGCGCCGACATCGACGCCGACGCGGTGCCGCGCTCCGCGGCGCTCGCGACGCTGCCGGCCGACGTGCAGCGCCGCTGCACGCTGGCTGGCGGCGACGACTACGAGCTGTGCTTCACCGCGCCGGTCGCGGCCCGCGCGGCGGTCGAGGCAGCCGGCGCAAGCGCCGGCGTACCGGTCACGCGAATCGGTACAATACGCGCGTTGTCCTCGCCGGCGGAGCAGCCCGCGATCGCGTGGCGCGATGCCGCCGGCGCGCCCCTGACCCTCACGTTGCACGGTTTCGACCACTTCCATGCAGACTGACCCGACGCCCGCGCAACCCGCGGCCGCGCCCGACGCCGCCCGCAACACGCCGCCGCGCGTCACTGTGCGCTTCATGCTGTCGCACCCGGCGCACATCGTGTCGCTCGGCTTCGGCAGCGGGCTCGCGCCGTTCATGCCCGGCACGTTCGGCTCGCTGTTCGGCTGGCTGACGTTCGTCGTGCTCAACCGCTATCTGACGGTGCCGCAATGGTGGGCGCTGATCGCGGTCGGGTTCGTCGCCGGCACGTGGATCACCGGTTTCACCGCGCGCAGGATGGGCACGACCGATCCGGGCCCCGTCGTCTGGGACGAAATCGTCGCGATCTGGCTCGTGATGCTTTTCGTCACGCCGGCGACCTTCGTCGGCCAGCTGTGGGCCTTCGTCGTGTTCCGCTGCTTCGACATGCTCAAGCCGCCGCCGATCCGCTATTTCGACCGCCGCGTGAAAGGCGGGCTCGGCATCATGGTCGACGACCTGATCGCCGCGTTCATGACGCTGCTCGTGATCGCCCTGTGGCGCTCCGTCATCGGCTGACCGATTTCCCGACTCCCGTTTCCCGACGCGCATGCCAACCGATTCCGTCGTCCACCAGCTTGCGATCCGCGCAGGCAACAAGCTGCGTGACGAGCACCTGTCGCTCGCCACCGCCGAATCCTGCACGGGCGGCATGATCGCCGCCGCGATCACCGACATCTCCGGCAGCAGCCAGTGGTTCGAGCGCGGCTTCGTCACCTATTCGAACCAGGCCAAGACCGAGATGATCGGCGTGCCGCCCGACCTGATCGACAAACACGGCGCCGTCAGCGAACCGGTCGCGCGCGCGATGGCTGAAGGCGCGCTGCGCAACAGCCGCGCGCAGGTCGCGCTGTCCGTCACCGGCATCGCCGGCCCGGCAGGCGGCAGCGAGAAGAAGCCGGTCGGCACCGTGTCGTTCGGGTGGAGCAACCGGTTGCATACCGACGTCGAGACACTCGTGTTCAAGGGCGACCGCGAGCAGATCCGCACGCAGGCGGCCGCACATGCGCTGCGCGGGCTGCTGAAGCTGCTCGACGAGCGCGAAGGCTGATCCGCCGCGGCCACGGCGGGGGCGGCCAGCGCCCCTGGCCGCTTACTGGATCGCGTCGGGCTTCACGACGATCCAGTTCTTGTCCGCCGTGACCGGCAGGCCGAGCGCCTTCTGCTGCGCGGCCGATTCGTCCGACCACGCGCGGATCTGCGCCATCTGCTTGTCCTTCTTGTTCACCCACACGCGCACGCCGCCGCGCGCGACGTCGGTCGCGTTCAGCAGCATGTAGCCGTCGGATTTCGGCGTGTCGCCCGCGACGAGCACCGGCTTCTTCCACTGGTCGATCCAGCCGGCGATCGAGCCGAGCTTGCCTTCGTA
This window of the Burkholderia cepacia GG4 genome carries:
- a CDS encoding NADP-dependent malic enzyme; protein product: MPSNSHSNPPVTRHMSTQASSKAKLREAALDYHEFPTPGKIAIAPTKQMINQRDLALAYSPGVAYACEEIVENPLNAARFTARSNLVGVVTNGTAVLGLGNIGPLASKPVMEGKAVLFKKFAGIDVFDIELNESDPHKLVDVIAALEPTFGGINLEDIKAPDCFIVERECRKRMKIPVFHDDQHGTAIVVAAAVTNGLKVVNKDIKKVKLVASGAGAAALACLDLLVDIGLPLENITVTDLAGVVYKGRTELMDPDKERFARETEARTLAEVIDGADIFLGLSAAGVLKPEMVKGMAERPLILALANPTPEILPEAALEVRPDAILATGRTDYPNQVNNVLCFPFIFRGALDVGATTITREMEIAAVNAIAELAQHEQSDIVATAYGIQDLSFGPEYLIPKPFDPRLIVKIAPAVAQAAMDGGVATRPIEDMEAYRVHLQQFVYHSGTTMKPIFQIARAAPEEKKRVVFAEGEEERVLRAVQIIVDEKLAKPILIGRPSVIEHRIQRYGLRLNPGVDFTVVNTEHDERYRDFWQTYYKLMARKGISEQLARVEMRRRTTLIGAMLVKKGEADGMICGTISTTHRHLHFIDQVIGKRDGCSVYAAMNGLVLPGRQIFLVDTHVNVDPTPEQLAEITIMAAEEVRRFGIEPKVALLSHSNFGTSNAPSAKKMRDTLAILQERAPELKVDGEMHGDVALDAALRREILPESTLEGEANLLILPNIDAANIAYNLLKTAAGNNIAIGPILLGAAQPVHVLTESATVRRIVNMAALLVADVNATR
- the thiL gene encoding thiamine-phosphate kinase; translated protein: MPAALSEFSLIERFFTRRAAQGARASTLGIGDDCALITPRSGKLLAISTDMLVEGRHFFPDVAPDALGHKTLAVNLSDLAAMGAEPRAFTLACALPRADSAWLEAFSNGLFALAERFGCELIGGDTTSGPLNLCVTVFGEVAPDAALRRDAARDGDDVWVSGTLGDARAGLGVARGEWAAGAVEAAAFRRALERPEPRIALGLALAGVAHAALDLSDGLAGDLQHILTRSNVRADIDADAVPRSAALATLPADVQRRCTLAGGDDYELCFTAPVAARAAVEAAGASAGVPVTRIGTIRALSSPAEQPAIAWRDAAGAPLTLTLHGFDHFHAD
- a CDS encoding phosphatidylglycerophosphatase A; amino-acid sequence: MQTDPTPAQPAAAPDAARNTPPRVTVRFMLSHPAHIVSLGFGSGLAPFMPGTFGSLFGWLTFVVLNRYLTVPQWWALIAVGFVAGTWITGFTARRMGTTDPGPVVWDEIVAIWLVMLFVTPATFVGQLWAFVVFRCFDMLKPPPIRYFDRRVKGGLGIMVDDLIAAFMTLLVIALWRSVIG
- a CDS encoding CinA family protein is translated as MPTDSVVHQLAIRAGNKLRDEHLSLATAESCTGGMIAAAITDISGSSQWFERGFVTYSNQAKTEMIGVPPDLIDKHGAVSEPVARAMAEGALRNSRAQVALSVTGIAGPAGGSEKKPVGTVSFGWSNRLHTDVETLVFKGDREQIRTQAAAHALRGLLKLLDEREG